In Mustelus asterias unplaced genomic scaffold, sMusAst1.hap1.1 HAP1_SCAFFOLD_2074, whole genome shotgun sequence, one DNA window encodes the following:
- the LOC144489272 gene encoding putative G-protein coupled receptor 139 — MAQQLVFRALSVTHLSVSFYLTANLVTIVILSRGRCGLSRCITYYLIAIALTDFLVIITAIILNRIGRIYFQNSVLSTTPACTLSALLVYFARDMSVWLTVAFTIDRFVAICCQGLKARYCTEKAALLVIGIVCALSCVRNVPFYFTYQPLYTLDGVPWFCAVKSSYYTVPAWQAYDWLDHILTPFLPFLLILFLNALTVKHILAASRARRRLRGTESHGDPEMANRKRSIILLFAISLSFLLLWVTYVVHFLYVRITGEGYRTSLDFKDPRYILQEAANMLQLVSSCNNVFIYTVAQTKFREDLKKVLLCPFTTLTG, encoded by the coding sequence ATGGCGCAGCAGCTGGTGTTTCGAGCGCTCTCGGTAacacatctctctgtctctttctatctcACAGCCAACTTGGTGACGATCGTAATCTTATCCCGAGGACGGTGCGGACTGTCACGGTGCATCACCTACTACCTGATCGCGATAGCATTGACTGATTTCCTTGTCATCATCACCGCCATAATCCTCAACCGGATTGGCCGCATCTACTTTCAGAACAGCGTCCTGTCTACCACCCCCGCATGCACACTCAGCGCTCTGCTGGTCTATTTTGCCCGGGATATGTCCGTCTGGTTGACAGTGGCTTTCACCATCGACCGTTTTGTGGCCATCTGCTGCCAGGGCCTGAAGGCCAGATACTGCACCGAGAAAGCAGCATTGCTGGTTATAGGAATAGTCTGTGCCCTGAGCTGTGTCAGGAATGTCCCTTTCTACTTCACTTACCAGCCCTTGTACACCCTGGACGGGGTGCCCTGGTTCTGTGCTGTTAAGTCCAGCTATTACACGGTGCCCGCCTGGCAGGCCTATGACTGGCTGGACCACATCTTAACTCCGTTTCTCCCGTTCCTGCTCATCCTGTTTCTTAACGCGCTGACCGTTAAACACATCTTAGCggccagcagagcccgcaggagactccggggcaCGGAGAGTCACGGGGACCCAGAGATGGCCAACCGCAAGAGGTCCATCATCCTGCTCTTCGCCATCTCCCTCAGCTTCCTCCTCCTCTGGGTCACCTATGTCGTACATTTCCTCTATGTGCGGATTACAGGTGAGGGCTACCGCACCAGCCTGGATTTCAAAGACCCACGGTACATCCTTCAGGAAGCAGCAAACATGCTCCAGCTAGTCAGTTCCTGCAACAACGTCTTCATTTACACAGTCGCCCAGACCAAGTTCCGAGAGGACCTGAAGAAGGTTCTGCTATGCCCCTTCACCACGCTCACTGGCTAA